One window of Trifolium pratense cultivar HEN17-A07 linkage group LG5, ARS_RC_1.1, whole genome shotgun sequence genomic DNA carries:
- the LOC123885750 gene encoding non-specific lipid transfer protein GPI-anchored 11-like produces the protein MAKVFILAFLLMLMLSPSNSLSTPNNYCTSIINDMVIECLPYFVDHNSSQSQDSCCYAVAYVVATASSCICDIQMKINSLSLDVSKTMKLPSVCGVSLPCELHVSAALSSVDLRGPYALENSI, from the exons ATGGCAAAAGTGTTTATTTTGGCATTTCTACTTATGTTGATGTTGTCTCCATCAAATTCCTTGTCTACACCAAATAATTATTGTACATCAATTATAAATGATATGGTGATAGAGTGTCTACCATATTTTGTAGACCACAATTCATCACAATCACAAGATTCATGTTGCTATGCTGTTGCATATGTTGTAGCAACAGCTTCTAGTTGCATTTGTGATATTCAAATGAAAATCAACAGTTTGTCATTGGATGTCTCAAAGACAATGAAGTTGCCTTCTGTTTGTGGAGTATCACTTCCTTGTGAAT TGCATGTTAGTGCTGCTCTATCCTCAG TTGATCTTCGTGGACCATATGCTCTAGAGAATTCGATTTAA